The window TTCTAATATGTCTTCTCTGTTTCCCTGCAGATATTCCCCTGCTGAAGGAAGCATGAAGCCTGCCAGCCTGCtatcagcatcagcagcagagcCCCTCTTTCTCTTACTGCTGACCAGGACTGACTGGGGCTGTCAACCTACTTCCCCAGACTCCCTTCAGCAGCCAGCAGAGAAAAGACTAGAACTATGCCCATTCCCCAGTGCAACCTCTTCTACCATTGCTACCCCTGCAGAGCAAAGCCAACAACCGATACTCACTGCACCGTAAGCAGTGACGGAGCACCACTGGACCCAGTTACTGGATCAAACTGAAGACAAGTCAGAAATACAAAGTGGTGCCAGCTCAACATAAATCCTGTAGATCCTATGTATATGAGTAAAACATGCATACCAAGTCAAGGTTGTGTACTATAGGCTATGTATTACCATACACTTGCCTCCTTCCAGGTGTAGATCCCTATATTAACATTGCTCGCAATCGAGACACATCGACTCTGTCTGGGGTtactgcagataaaaaaaaaatcaaataacttgTGATGTTCGCTCCTGACGCTGAGGCGCTCAGAATCAGAATCGTCTTCCCGCTGTACTTGAAAAGTTGTGAGTGACGGGCTGGGTTTTTGCGGCCCTCTTTGTGAATGCTGCATGTTGTTTTTAGTTATTGCTGTCATAGCACAGTGTCCCACTCTGAATGAAGCATGAagcctcctctgtctctctctctagctgTCTAGCTATCTGTGTATCCGGATGGCGTCTAGCATATGGATTAGTGGGATTGCGAACCACTTCACAAGAGCTAAAAGCAGAGTGCAGCATTTTTCGAAGCACCATATCACAACTATAAAAAATACctgctcctttcttttctgtttccagcTGCACCCAGTGTCTGGAAGGTGCTGCTTCTGTCGCATTAGTGGGATTAATTGGTGTTCTGGTTCCAGGACTGCGCTACACATTTTACTTGTATAAGGGGAGACAGACATAATGTCACATTTTGTCTGAAAGCTGAGGAGAGGGTTGTCCTTGAACATGGTGACTGGGCATATGACTAAACTTTAAGGTTGTTTGTTCTCTTCccactgtatttattgtttggtGTGTGGCTCAGTTTGCTCTGAGTTATTGAATCTGAGGGttcatgtgtgcgtgtgcgcgtgtgtgtgcatctgtgtgtgtgtcagctagGCAGGAGAGCACTATGTCCTCATATGGTAGGCCTCGATACAGCCATTTCCTGATTTGCCTCTCCTCAGATCAGAGGCTGGCTTCACAATATCCTCGTCTTTCACCATAGGAAAATATCCCTCCCAGTGTTGAATAAGTCACATGAACAAACCAGCGTCGCTTCAGGCAACAAGTCCACTACACAATGTGTGTATTATTCATGTAGTCTCTAGCTAgaatatttatcattttctgcTGAATGGCTGGAAGTCTCCTTAGAGGAACTGGCTCTCGCCCACCTTCACACTGAACTGAAGACTCTCCACTTTTGTGCATTATCGACACAACTGCAACTGGttgcagtgaaataaataaagttttgttaTATAGCAACCCACCCCCGCCACATACACTCGCTCACCCCTCTAATGCCAAGCGCAAATTTAAGAGAGTATCTTGTTATTTTGTTAGAAGTCACCGTCTGTTTTCATTGCCACTGGAAAAGCTTTGGCGGTTGAGCTGGTCACCTTGGAAACAGCATGACTCAGATGGATCCTGAGAATCACTTTTCAAGCTTAActgcttagaaaaaaaaaacaacgactTGTCTGaatttctgttcagttttatttggcTTTTGTGGCTGTCTGTCAATGTCAACGGCTACATTATTAATGCAAAACAGAATGTTGCCTTAGACTtgtacattttccttttttttgatgTATAATCTTAAACCTCCACGTTGGTTGCTTTACAATATTGCAACGTGTTCTGTTTTCCCAATGGCCTTACtctattcttttctattctatGCATAAAAACTGTCTGTGTATCTATCAATGAGTTTACTTTTGTTGTGGACACGACTGAACGAATGTCCATCCTTCTTTGTCCTCCCCTAGCTTTTCCAGCAACTgtggcgatgatgatgatgatgatgatgatgatgatgatgatgaacctATAAGCACCTATATTTCACTTTTCCTTTGCTTCTCTTTTGCTACAAGGCATTCAAATATTATGGggattgaaaaaaaaccaaaacaacgcAAAATCAAATTTGCGTTCAGAAGCACTGTTGTACGGTGTTGCTTCCCTGAAAATAACAGGTTAAAAAAGTACACATCCTGATTCATAGTTTCAGTGCTTTCAGCTTtggtttttcctctgtacatggCAGTGGGTGTGAAGATagtaatttaatatttgtataaagtttaatttaattttacagtgtgtatatAACTTTCTAATTAAAGCTTTCTTTTGAATGTGGAAGatgatgtttcatttatttaagcGCATGTCGGACTGTATTCCTCTCCTCCGTGTTACTGTTTAATTCTTACTGATATAAAGTACACATTTTCAGACTGAAGGCTAGGCCTACGTCAAATGTCAAAGACATTTCCAGTACCTATCAATCACGACAACGTGTATCCACTTTCCTTTGGATTAGATGCCGGAAGATCAGAACCGTGGGAAACCCCTGCTCCTGGTCAATATCAGCTCGGATGAATGTCCCAGCACTGGTTCACCAGTAATCCctgtaacattttgtttaaagaGAACTTCCACTGTGCCTGAGGTACATGGTAGTACATTAGTCACATTATAGTAACTCTCGATACTCTTACCTGTCGTGAAATCACTATAAAAGTGGAAGTACATGTGGTCTTGGGCAAAGGTGGCCTTAGTGCTGTATCATTTACAAGTGACTCATGACTGCTTCCTGAATATTGCAGCTGGGTTTGATTAGTCTTCAGAATGACCTCTGTGAGGAGCTCAGCTCCCTGTGAAGCTGTTGTATCTTTACAACGGCTTCTTAAagacccttttttttgtgtctgaattgTGTAACAATGGTTCTTTCTGGCTCGAGATGTGGTTTATCATCGCGTCCTTCGTCCCGCTgttatactattttttttaatctatatatttatatactctAGTGCTGAGCTCCACACAGCGATATCTGCGATGTGTCTCTTTGACTAAGTGTTATAGCGATGCCTAGCGGTCAGAACCGGAAACTGAACTGGGCCTGTGACGTCATTTTCGGAGACCCTATCGGGGCGCTTCGGTTTTCTTCGTGTTCTGCGGTGTCCGCCTCCCTCGTGCGTCAACCGGCGCGTTTTCCTGCCCCCTTCCCTGAACGTCGGAGGCTCCATTTTGTTTGATTCTGGCTTTTGCAGTCACTGTCGACagctagcaaaaaaaaaagaaaaaaaaaataccattaagATCACTCAAAGGTATGTTTACAGACATTAAAACGCATTATAACGTCAAGTATGCAGTTCTTGTTTCGGTTAAAAGTTAGCGTTAAATTTGGTGGAAAGGCCCTTAAGTTACACATACCTGGTTAGCTTGCTACCGAAATGACACAGGCCTGGTAACATAAATGGGGCATTCGCCAGTTCGACCTAGTCTTGGTGTATGTGTAATTCTCAATACGCTGTGTTAGCTAAATCCCGAAGAGTAAATGAATGTGTTCCTCGCCTGTCTGCAGAAACGTTTCCAGCAAGACCAACATGAGCGGATGTCGTATTTTCATCGGCCGGCTGAGCCCCTCGGCCAGGGAGAAGGACGTGGAGAGGTTCTTCAAAGGATACGGCCGCATCCGAGATATCGACCTCAAGAGGGGCTTTGGGTTCGTGGTGAGTCGCGTAACCTTACAAGAAAATGGGCCACGACAGCTTTCCTCCATGTGCAGAGAAAGTCACAGAActctatattaaaaaaaaatctgacaatttATACTCTGCTTTACAAGCAACTGAATCTTTATGTATCTCGATCAAGCATTATTCATGTTGGCGTATTCCCACAACCACCGagttattaataatttaaggTCTGCCTTTTGTTCCATACCATATTTgctgacacacactctcagcaAAACTCTCAGCATGATGTCTCTGAACCGTCTCAAAATCGAGAGTTTTTATGAATGAAGTGTTGTCTGGTGGGTTTTTCAGCCTGTCAAATTTAACAACATAACACCTATTTTTGCAAAAGGCACCGAGCTTTAAACAATTAGATAGTACAGACACTAAGGAAGTATGAGAGTTGCAACGATAAGTCCATTAATACAGTAACTCAAATGGCAGAAACTTAATCACCAACTGTTTTGACAATTGAATTATCgcttcagtcttttttttttttttcgcctcGGGCTCTGGGAAAAtttaacaggcatttttcactatttgtaTACATTTTCTAGATTAAACGATTAATAGTTTAATCAAGAAGATAGTCGGCAGGCTAATCAATAATGTAAATAGTAGCCCAAGatgctttctctttttgcaaaattcatttcacttcactttaaaCTTCATTATCTAAGTTTAaagtgaatttaatttattttgttgacccttaatttacacacaaaaacctaTGATGACAAAGAcgttttgacagttttattaaaaatcaaaaaatgaagcttctcattcacacaaatatatatagatatatctatatatatatatagatctgTGGATGGGGGTGAAACAGCTCCAGGAACAGTATGTAATTGTGTCACAACAGTTTTTGTGCATGGTCTGTGCATTTTGAAGCTAATAGAGGAACGGTTGtactgacatattttaaaatagtttgGCACTGGTCTCCTTGCCCATTTAACAATGACATATAATCAATGTTAAAAAGGCTCAAATGTGAAGAATAGAAGTTGTAAATGTTGTTGTATGTTCTGTTTGCTGTAGGAGTTTGACGACCCCAGAGATGCTGAAGACGCAGTGTATGAGCTTGATGGCAAAGAGCTGTGCAATGAAAGGTAGGAATTTCTATCGtggtaaatgtaattttagtgTTAATAAACTAAGTTTGTATGAGTTGACCTTCCCCACTGTCcttttctctgtccctttcCATGCTAAGTGCTTTTTCCTAaaactctttctttctattttagGGTGACCATTGAGCACGCCCGTGTTCGTCTGCGGGGCGGCCGTGGCAGAGGtggcagcagtggaggaggacGTTTCTCTGATCGCTACGGCCGAGGCTCCCAGAACAGTCGAAGGTAAggttttcacaccaccctcagTTTTGGTGACAACATTTTACTTGAACTATGATGGCAGACAAGTTGCACTTGCTTTCATTCGAATGAGTAAGGAACAGATGTAAATCCGTGCACTGTGCAAATAGGTCAGTTAAATACTGGTGAAAGGTCAATAGTCAGATTATTGCAGTCCACGTTTATAATAGCCATTCTGGgaatttatgtttctttttctcatgaTGTGAACCAGTTTACTTAGGATGTAATAAATCACCTACACGGTGGAAATCTTCAACATCTTACTCAAAATGCAATACATGAGCCGTGCTCACTGCATTTGAAAGATCCTTCATATTAATTAGCCTTGGGTACAGACAAGTAGCTAATGGGAGCTCCTAGGCTCTGTGCTAAAGTCTGTATCTGAGCCCCACAATGTTATCCTACAGTCACCTGAGTCATTTGTCTCCGTTTCAGTCGAAACCCTCCTCCGATGCGCACTGAGAACCGCCTGATCGTGGAGAATTTGTCGTCTCGTGTCAGCTGGCAGGTTGGTATCGgcacatgtttttttaaacacagcaaGCCTCTAAAAGCTGCAACACCACAAATGTTGTCACCTCCACCAGTCTGCCTCCAACAATATACACATACAATTCTAGAAGTGATGCTAAAAAACAACATAAGATAATCTATTTCTGAGATCAAATCAATAATTATAGACTTAGCTCGCTAATATGTATCAATAAAGTATATAAGCCCAAAGTGTTCTTTCAAAATCATCTCTCTTATCAGTCTGCATTTCATGCAGTTAAGTAATAAGTCAAAgaacagtaacaacaacaaaacacttaaatctgttcctgttttcaaattttaaccaaTTCTTCACCCCTTTATTTGCCAGCCTGACTGTTGTGTCATATGGAAGAGCTCGCTTATGGTGGAGTTAACCCCTTCTGGGTCCTTCTGTCTGGGTTGAGCCTGTGGTGTCAGCCAGTCTGTCCTACTCCTAGTTGACGCCTGCTGGTCATGTGAGCGCTCGCTCCACACTAGAGGCGCTGGCGGCCCCTTCACTCACTCGCAACGCCTGGTGTGTGGttgagagcgagagagaggaaacagagagttggcagagagaaaggagaggaaagagcgAGAGTcgatggtgatggtggtggcgTATTGATCGATGGTTCGTTAATTTGAGGGGCTTCGATCGATCGATAtccccccctcccttcccccCTGTGGTGTTCCCGCACATcgcgagcgagagagagagtgtgaatTCCTCCCAGGTGCCCATGGATATAATCTGCTGTTATCCCGAGGTTATGGTGGGCTCGGAGAGCCTGCGGCCCACCCCAAAGGGTTTCGCTCTCAGGTAGTAGTTTCCTCTCTTCCACCCTGTTCACTCTCTTTACTGAGGCGGGGTGCCGAGACAGGGGCGGTCCCGGCGCGGAGCCCCGTGCCCTCCTTGCCAGGGAAAATGGGGCTCTTTGTGCCAAACGCTGCCCAGGCGGCGCCACTGCAGTTCAGTTCATGCAGATGGTGTTCATCTCTCTGTAGTTTTAAATGAGGAGTGGGTCCAAGAATCTCAAAGCTGTTGCAGATACTCAGCCTACCCAGTAATAGCACTTGTCAGAATTTGTTTATCTAAATTGGCACACataccttttccttttttctttttttttttttttttttcttttttttaaatatataaaacacattttgtttaggATGGGCTGATGAAACATGGTCTTTGAGGTTCTTGGACTCCTCCTCCTTATCTGCAGTAGCCTGTGTAGTCCTCTCAGAGAATCTAACCATCTCTCTTTTTGGGTAAATCAGTCCTGTTTAATTTCTCAGCCTGTACTTGTGTTCCTGAGCCCCTCCGTAAGGTGACTGATTTTTATATGTGTAGGACCTGAAAGATTTCATGAGACAAGCTGGAGAGGTGACATTCGCAGATGCACATCGCCCCAAGCTCAACGAAGGGTAAGAGCATTATCTCTCGGCATCACCTGACTGATGAGTATCTCGGTACAAATCGTGCTTGTATCGTATCGAGCTTGCATTTGCAATTTGGGGGAAAGTAACTATCCATTTCGTGACAGAAAGTGTGACTGACATTCCAAATAATAATGCCGGATGTTGTTTTTACAGGGTTGTAGAGTTTGCCTCTTACAGCGACCTGAAAAATGCCCTTGAGAAACTGTCTGGAAAGGAAATCAATGGCAGGAAAATCAAGCTCATAGAGGCAGCCAAGAAGAGGTAAGTTGTCTGCTGGAGCCTCCactcactaaaaaaaaaaaaatcaatacatattAGAGAAGTCAGCTGATTGTGACTGATGCATTCCTTTTTTACTCACGACTAGTAACGAGCAGATGATTGTTTCCACTTTCAGCCCCGGCTGCCTTTTTATTCGTAATTAGAGCACACTGTTATCAAGATAACTTCATCCATGATTACTGTGCCACTTGGGCACTTTTGAGAATAGCACTGAACAGTTCTTTTAACCCCTTTATAAGTCAGATCACAGACACAGGAAGTCCTCTTCTGATCATAGTAGCGTCCAGCAGGGTTGACTATGATTTATTTGAACCACCTGTCCACAGTCAGACTGCCAATCTTGATGTGTGTGCTATACTTAGTATAAGTACAGGTATATATTGTTGTCTTATCCCaatgtttctctcttctctttcccaGGTCGAGAAGTCGTTCCCGGTCTGAAAGCTCCTCGCGCTCGCGGTCTCGTTCTCGTGGTCGCTCTCCATCACGCTCCCCCCGACGCTCACGCAGCCCCGCCAAGGCCCACAACCGCTCCCGCTCCCGCAGTGGCTCTCCTGCCGGAAGCCCTTCATCCCCGGGCTCCAAATCAAAAGAGCCCGCCAAACGCTCCTCCAAGACGAGCAAGTCCGCCACCCCGCCCTCCCCTCCGCCTGCCCAGAGAGCCTCCGTCTCCCGCTCCCGCTCTCGCTCGCGCTCCCGCTCCCGCTCCCGTTCTCGTTCTACTGACAGCCAGCGCTAAGAGTTTTGTTTACGTTTAATGGGAATCAACAGTTAGAGACAACTTGTTTCGGCAGTAGAATCGGCATGGAGGAGTTGGCACACTGGAGCTCCCATGAACCCTTCTGACAGCCAAGACGAGAGTTTTCCTCGAataaagtttggttttttttcctgtctggaATTTTCTAATCACTATCTTCCACgttttcacatcaaacataTAGAAACATTGTCAGGCAGGAACAACGATCTCGAGTCAgatattttattgtcattaattgggcatttaaatttaataacattaatagaAGACAGCAGATTCacagtgttgctgttttgtgtcATTCCCCTCAAGTACGGACCCACGTGCATGTTTACATCCAGTGACTCCTCGCCTCTCAATTTATTCGTCCCACAGGTCTGCAGGCCCAGCACTGCCATGCCATCATTTCTTCCCACAACATCACCAAAATGCCCGAGTGAAGCAGCATCTAGATTCACCGTTATTGGACTGGAGAGTCGTTAATCTCTACGCTTTGAAAAACTTCTCAAGAGggaatcagtttttttttttcagcagtgacaGGATGCTTTTAATAAGTCGTGTGACCACTTTCTTTACTTCTTGTGATACTTTTGCTTGTAGGTGGGAgaatttttaatcactttccaAACTTTCGTCCTTATTGCCCATGTTTTCCGAGCCCTTACAtgtcttttcccctcttttttttgaTCTGCTGTCCCCACCACAGCTGCTCTTTGCGATCTGTATAAATTTAGGATGCTTGcatgtgctttcatttgatcATAATCGAGAATATTCTTACTATATTGATACTTTATTTGTCCTTAAAACTCAAATTCAAACCATCATTACGACTGGCATTGGCAGTTTCAGTATCAAGAACACTTGTGTACAGTTAAGCACATTGTTCAACCAGTTAACCTGCTGGACAGTAAATTAATTTCATGGATGTTACAGTTTCTTGCAGGGACTGATAAACTTATTCTGTTGAGAATAAGGTCAACTTTTTTTGACTCTGGATTTCACACTCTAAAATGGTGTTGACACATAATGCAGTTAAGTCTAGCATTGTGATGaatgttatgtttttg is drawn from Xiphias gladius isolate SHS-SW01 ecotype Sanya breed wild chromosome 4, ASM1685928v1, whole genome shotgun sequence and contains these coding sequences:
- the srsf5b gene encoding serine and arginine rich splicing factor 5b; translated protein: MSGCRIFIGRLSPSAREKDVERFFKGYGRIRDIDLKRGFGFVEFDDPRDAEDAVYELDGKELCNERVTIEHARVRLRGGRGRGGSSGGGRFSDRYGRGSQNSRSRNPPPMRTENRLIVENLSSRVSWQDLKDFMRQAGEVTFADAHRPKLNEGVVEFASYSDLKNALEKLSGKEINGRKIKLIEAAKKRSRSRSRSESSSRSRSRSRGRSPSRSPRRSRSPAKAHNRSRSRSGSPAGSPSSPGSKSKEPAKRSSKTSKSATPPSPPPAQRASVSRSRSRSRSRSRSRSRSTDSQR